One window from the genome of Myripristis murdjan chromosome 6, fMyrMur1.1, whole genome shotgun sequence encodes:
- the LOC115360560 gene encoding troponin I, slow skeletal muscle-like yields MSEAPKAKPKISASRRLYLKTKLLKKAMVMLENDKQERKAERERVLGERVPPLQLSGLSLQDLQNLCKELHQKIDVVDEERYDIEAKVSKNEREIQDLSQKIYELKGKMKRPNLRRVRVSADAMLGALLGAKVKESVDFKANLKTVKKEEEKKEEVTDWRKNVDAMSGMEGRKKLFDAGQ; encoded by the exons ATGTCTGAAGC GCCG AAAGCAAAGCCAAAAATATCTGCATCTCGCAGACTATACTTGAAG ACCAAACTGCTAAAGAAGGCCATggtaatgctggagaatgacAAGCAAGAGAGGAAAGCTGAGCGAGAGAGAGTCCTTGGTGAGAGAGTCCCACCACTCCAGCTGTCAGGCCTGTCTCTGCAGGATCTACAG aatCTGTGCAAAGAGCTACACCAGAAAATTGACGTCGTTGATGAAGAGCGGTATGACATTGAGGCGAAAGTGTCCAAAAATGAGAGGGAG ATTCAGGACCTTTCTCAGAAAATTTATGAGCTGAAGGGCAAGATGAAGAGACCAAACCTGAGGAGAGTGAGGGTGTCTGCCGATGCCATGCTGGGAGCTCTGCTGGGAGCCAAGGTCAAAGAGTCCGTGGACTTCAAGGCCAACCTGAAGACtgtgaagaaggaggaggagaag AAAGAGGAGGTGACTGACTGGCGTAAGAATGTGGATGCCATGTCTGGTATGGAGGGCAGGAAGAAGCTGTTCGATGCTGGCCAGTAG
- the bpgm gene encoding bisphosphoglycerate mutase, which yields MSKYKLFLLRHGEGAWNKENRFCSWVDQKLSEDGVKEAQECGRLLKEQGYKFDMVFTSILSRSIQTAWLVLEAMGQEWVPVVKSWRLNERHYGALIGLNRAEMALNHGEEQVKLWRRSYDVTPPPIDESHPYFLEIYNDRRYTTCDLPKENLPRAESLKEVLDRLLPYWNSTVVPEIQRGRTVLISAHGNSCRALLKHLEGISDDDIVSVTLPTGIPVLLELDENLRPVKPRQLLGDQEKIQAAIKKVEDQGKAKTST from the exons ATGTCCAAATACAAACTGTTTCTGCTGAGGCATGGGGAGGGTGCCTGGAACAAAGAGAACCGCTTCTGCAGCTGGGTGGATCAGAAGCTGAGTGAGGATGGGGTGAAGGAAGCCCAGGAGTGTGGCAGGCTCCTCAAGGAGCAGGGGTACAAGTTTGACATGGTGTTCACCTCCATACTCAGCCGCTCCATCCAAACAGCATGGCTGGTTCTGGAGGCTATGGGCCAGGAGTGGGTGCCCGTGGTCAAGTCCTGGAGACTGAATGAGCGTCACTATGGCGCCCTGATCGGCCTCAACCGGGCAGAGATGGCTCTCAACCATGGAGAGGAACAGGTGAAGCTGTGGCGAAGAAGCTATGACGTCACTCCACCCCCAATTGACGAATCCCACCCTTACTTCCTGGAAATCTACAATGACCGCAGATACACCACCTGCGACTTGCCAAAGGAGAACCTTCCTCGAGCAGAGAGCCTGAAGGAGGTGTTGGACAGACTGCTGCCGTACTGGAATAGCACTGTTGTGCCAGAGATACAGCGTGGTAGGACTGTGCTCATTTCCGCCCATGGAAATAGCTGCAGGGCCTTGTTGAAGCACCTGGAAG GTATATCAGATGACGACATAGTCAGTGTGACTTTGCCCACTGGGATACCCGTTTTGCTTGAGCTGGATGAAAATCTTCGACCTGTGAAGCCCCGGCAGCTCCTGGGAGACCAGGAGAAGATTCAGGCAGCTATTAAAAAGGTGGAGGACCAGGGAAAGGCCAAAACATCAACCTGA